The sequence below is a genomic window from Microbaculum marinisediminis.
TGACGGCGGCGTATCCTTGGCGGATGCCCGTGAGCAGCGCCACCGCTATCATGCGATGATACGCGAGGGCCGCGACCCGATCGATGAACGCAAGGCGAGCAAGGAAGCCGCCCGCGCCGAAGCCGCCAAGATGTTGAAATTCTCCGAGGCTGCCGAGCGGTACATCAAGGCGCACAAAGCCGGATGGAAGAACGCGAAGCACGGCGACCAGTGGGAAAACACACTGAGGGATTACGCTTACCCCGTCATCGGCTCGCTATCTGTCGCGTCCATCGAGACGCCGCACGTTCTAAAGATCCTCGAACCGATCTGGACCGAGAAGACCGAGACGGCTTCGCGCGTACGGGGGCGGATCGAACGAATTCTGGATTGGGCGAAGGTGCAACGCTACCGGGACGGTGAGAACCCCGCCCGCTGGAAAGGTCATCTTGAAAACCTGCTGCCCAAGCGGTCTGCGGTGCGGCCGGTGCGACATCATCCGGCGATGCCCTACCAGGACGTTCCCGCGTTCATGCAAAAGCTGAACGCCAATGGCAGCCTGTCCGCCAAGGCGTTGGCCCTCACCATTCATACCGCGCTGCGCACCGGTGAGGTTGTCGGCGCCCGCTGGCCTGAAATCGATCTAAAGGCCAAGGTGTGGACGGTTCCCGCCGATCGGATGAAAATGAAACGTGAGCACCGCGTACCGCTTTCCGATGCGGCTATAGCCATCCTGGAAAGCCTGCCTCGCGAGGCCGGAACCGATTACGTCCTTCCCGGTGCCCGACGCGGGCGACCGATATCGACCGCCGCGATGTCCAAGGCGCTTAAGACGATAGACGGCGACGCCTACACGGTGCACGGCTTCCGGTCATCGTTCAGGGATTGGGCAGCCGAGACGACGAACTATCAGAACCATGTTGTTGAAATGGCGTTGGCCCATGTCGTCGGCGACAAGGTCGAAAAGGCGTACAGGCGCGGTGCCCTTCTGGAACAGCGC
It includes:
- a CDS encoding tyrosine-type recombinase/integrase codes for the protein MGAVNKLSATQVRNLSEPGMYGDGAGLWLQVTAGANGPAKSWLFRYMVNGKARAMGLGRVSLVSNDGGVSLADAREQRHRYHAMIREGRDPIDERKASKEAARAEAAKMLKFSEAAERYIKAHKAGWKNAKHGDQWENTLRDYAYPVIGSLSVASIETPHVLKILEPIWTEKTETASRVRGRIERILDWAKVQRYRDGENPARWKGHLENLLPKRSAVRPVRHHPAMPYQDVPAFMQKLNANGSLSAKALALTIHTALRTGEVVGARWPEIDLKAKVWTVPADRMKMKREHRVPLSDAAIAILESLPREAGTDYVLPGARRGRPISTAAMSKALKTIDGDAYTVHGFRSSFRDWAAETTNYQNHVVEMALAHVVGDKVEKAYRRGALLEQRARLMRDWSRYCETPNAAKQGDNVVTIGEARA